The Candidatus Micrarchaeia archaeon region GATTGAGTAGCCCGCCTTGACCCGGTAAACCGCCTGTGTCGCCTGTTGCTGCATTATCGGCCCCTTAAACGCTGAACTCCACGTCGTTAACCTGAGTCACCGGCAGGATGGCGGCGGCCATGAGGATGATGACGGCAGCGCCTTCCATAACCGCCACTCCGCCCGTATCTAGGACCCGGAGATAGCGTTGCCGTTCCCGCAGGTTCACCCGGCCCACGTAGACGGTGTTGTCGTTGCTTGCGGTAATGGCCGTGAAGGCGGCGTCGGTAACGTCGGCGTAGGCGTCAGCGACGGCGTTGTCTCCCGATTCCTGGACCTTAAAGACGTGGGAGCCAGACCCGGTTACTGCGCCGGCGGCAATAACAATCAGGGCCTCATCGAAGCCCCGACAATCCACTCCGGCACCCTCATTGGCCCCGACCTGGAGAGACTGAGGTAAAAGGCTATGAATCGCCTTGATTTCTTCGTGTGCGGTATATTTCGGCATTTGCGTTTCTCCTTATGCTATATGGTAACGGGGACCGGAACCCTCTCTGGCAGCCTGACCCCCTTTCAGGGTTTATCGGGGTTAGGCCGCGGCGATCCGGGCGGTGTTGCAGAGACAGAAGCTCTCGGCGTGCCGCAGGGCGATGTCCACCTGAGTGATGATCCGCACCCAGGTCTGATCGAAGGCGAAGGAAGTACCGGCCACGTTGGAGCCCAGGATTTCAAACCCCAGCCACTGGCCGATGAGCATTTCCGCCCAATTGCCGAAGAAAATCTCCGTGCAGTTGGTGGAGCCGCCGGTCACCAGGTTAATGGGGAGTTCCGTGGTGTTGGCAAAGGGATAACCCAGGACCGCCTGCAACTGCGCATCGGTCAAGGGCAGCATGGGGTACTCGCCGCCAGTGTCGCCGGAGAAATACGGGTTACGCAACTTCTTGAGCACCCGCTTGATAGCCGGATGGAAGATGAAACCCAGCTTGCCGCGCAGGGCCTTGTCAACCGACAGTTCATACTCCATGTCGGGCCAGGGATTGACAAAGTCGGGGACTGCCCCGGAGCCGGTGCCCAGGGTCACGGTATTGATCCCCGAAGTATTGGCCACCCCCAGGGGCTGGTTCTCGGAACCGATGCCCCGCAGGCCCGCCGTGTCCACTGCCAGGGCCGCGCCCATCGCCAGGTCCTGGCGCACCATGGATTCAGCGTCCGGGCTGGACATGCGCACCAGTTCATTGCTGATTTGCACCATGCCGGTGAGTTTCTTGGGCACCATCTTGAGCTGGCCGACTTCCAGCATGGAGGCGATGATTTCCTTGTTTTCGCCGGTCCAGTAGAAGCTGGCGCCGCCAGTCTGCTTAGCGAAGACCACCGGGGCGCTCACCAGGCCGGAAATGAGCCGGGCACCCATGCGCACACAGACAGCCTCTTCCCTGAACATCTCGATAAACTCCGGCATGGCTTGCATGGGGACCAGATAGCCGCCTTCGCTGTCGGTCCCGGTGCTCATGGCTTTGGTGGTTTTGAAGACCTCCGCCTCCAGGCCGGCACCGAAAGCGTCCCATTCATCCATGGCCTTGCCGGAGCGGATAGCCCGCAATGCCCGGCAGATGGAGAAAGACTTTTTCTCCAGGTCCAGCCCGGGCACATCGGCCCACTTACGGGTCTTGCCCTGGGTTTCGATTTCCTTGAGGCGGGTTTCCAGTTCCCCGTATTTGGTCTGGAGTTCGGGGAACATTTTGAAGGCGTCGAGAATGGTGAGGGGCTTGTCGTCAACACCCTTTACCGTCTCGGCGAGTTTGGCCTGAATATCTGCGAGGAGTTCCTTGATTTTATCCATATCGGCTCCTATGATTTGCACACCGTAAGGTGCAGGTTTTGGGTTAAAGTGCGCAGTTCTTCTATTTCCGCTCCCGCTTCTGCTTCTTCCGCCTCTCCCGCTTGTCTCTCCCCATGAGGCTGTTCGCCGGGGTTCAACGCGAGAGAGTAAATGCTTTCTTTTCCGGTTTTATTTTCGGGTGACGCGTCCTTGCCTTCTTCCGCTGCCGCCGAATCCAGAACCTGTTGGATCATGGCTTGGGCGTTCTTTAAGGCCGTCTTGTTCTTGGCGGAAAGGACGGCCCCGGCTTTGGAAATAATCGAAATGTCGAGTTGCTTGTCGAATTGCTCATGAAATAATTTCAGGGAATCCTTTCTAATCGCCTCAAGCTGCTTTTCATCTAGAACCAGGGACATTGTGAGGGGGACCTGTGCTTTGGTTTCGGCAAGCTCGGCCCCAAGGTCGGCCACCTTTTTGCGGAGGTCCGCAATAAGGTCTTCCCCGGTCTTTTCGTCAACAGGCGCACAGATATGTACCGTCCCCGCCGGAAATTCGGCCCCGCAGGTCCTGCATTTGCAAGTTCCGTATTCCGACAGATCAAGTGCATTGGCCTGATCTTCCGAAATCACCCCCTTCTGCACCGCATTCATCAGGGCGTAGGGGTTCGCTGGCACCGGCACGGCGGAGAGTTCGTAGAGGTCCTGCTTCGTGTATTTGGTGCCCGTCCGGGGCCGATAGCCCTGTTCATCCGGTTCGCCCAAGATCGGCTCCCATTCCATACCCTGGAACCCGACAGAGGTGGCCCGTAAGAAGCCTCCCAGGTAGAGCTTGTAGACCGTCTCCGGCGTCGGGACATGGGAAGGCCAGCCGGCTACGTTGACTTCTTCATCCTTGGGAAAATAGACTTGGAAGGCCAGTACCCCGTCCGCCTTAGCAACCTTCCGGGTCGTACCCACCGGGGGGACGCTGTAATTGTGAGCCCACAGGAACTGAGGATTTTTCAGGTAGTGCTTCAGGTCCCAGCCTTCCACCTCGATGATATCGCCGTAGCGGTCCACGTCCGCCGTGGAGCCGATGAATTCCAAGATCCGATCTTCCGGGTTGCCGACCTGGCGGACCTGAAAATCAAGTGCCTTGTGGGTTAGCTTCATGGCCATCCTCCTTCTCATAAATCGGCGTTAGCCAGGTGACGGGGGTGGAGACTCTCTCGCCTACCTGGCCGAATATGAAGACAAATTCCTTGGTTTCGGGGTCCTGAAACGCATTAACCAGGTCGAGCCCGGCAGGGACGGCATCCTCAACCAGTCGAATCCTGAAGGTTTCCCCGGAAATCGTGATCCCGGCCTTGAACAGGATAGCCAGGATATGAGGGTTGATCTTGACGCCGCAGCGCTCAGACATCCGCAGCCCCCTTCTGGTAGGACCGCCGCACCGCCGGCGTCATGTTGGCCCAATCTTTCGGATATCTGATCTTCATGGCCGGTTGCCGCCGCGGGGCCGGATTGATGGTCAAGGGCGCCTCGCAGGTATGACAGGGGAAATCAGGAAGACAGAAATCGCTCAACTGATTTTCGAGGCAATGAAAGAAGCTCATTTCCACCCCATAGCCCTTGCATAAAAATCGGTCAGCGCTCATTATTCACCCACCACAGGAATGCCCACGCAACGGCAGTTGTGTGAAACAAAACCTTTGGCGATATAGCTTTCATCTTCTTCTACTGCAAAGTTATAAAGACGGCGCGATTTTTTAAGTCCCCATATCTTGACTTCCGTAATCTCAACCGCTACCTGCTCATAAGTTCCGGCATGGTTGAGGGTAAGTAGGTTAAAATATTCCCATTCAGGACCGCCCGGATTACCGTAAAAAACGTGCGCTATCTGATGATCTGGATATTGGGTCAAAATTTCAAGATCGCGGCGACGGTCTTTCTGCTGGTCAGAATGGAAAGCAGCAGAATCGCATTCAATGAACAGTTTGTCTTCCGGACAATAAAAATCTATCCGGCGACGGCCTATGCAGAATTGTTGCTTAAAAGGGAGCCCCTTCTTTTTAAGAAACCTAGCCATACTTCTTTCCAGGCTTGAGCCTTTCCATGAGGCGCGCCCCATTGCCTTGAAGGCCCCAGCTTTTAACATCTCAAGCCGAGAACCCCATTTTTGCTCAATCCCCCTCAACACTTTTTTATGAAAATCGCTTCCTGGGGTTCGGTCAACCGCGGCAAAAAACCCGCCTGGGCCATATTTGCCAAAGGCAACTTCCCGGGCCTTCTTAGTAATTTCATCCGGTTCCCTGACTCCTGCCGCATATTCTCGATTTAGTTGAGCACTGGTTTTTCGACTTATATTTTCCCGGTGGGCCGGGCTACTCCATTGCCCATCGGTAATCTTCTTGCTCAGACAGGAACGGTTGCAGTAGCCAAGCCAATAAGGAATTGGGGCGCCGCAATATTTACAGAAAGCGGCCATGACCATGATCTTGTTACCAGGCTGAATATCGTGGGCATGTTTCCAGGAACCGTCAGCCATTAAAAAGCGGTGGTTTGGCGTAATGGTTATGCCACGCTTGCTTTTTTCCCGGTCTCCTGTCGGAATTAGCCTAATTACTTCGCCCATGTAAGACAGTTGGGGAGAAAGGCGGGTGACTTTTCTAAAGCGGTTTTGGTGAGTCAAAACCATATCCCCGGGGCGAATCTTGCCAATAGATTTCCATCCACTATCCGTAAAGATTGGAATTTGGTGATCAACAAAGCAGCTAATCACTTCCCCCGCCGTGCCCTCCGGGTCGCAAGGATACCGGCAGCCGTTCGGGAAGGTCTGTCCCCGCTTACGCTGCATCCCGGCCTGCGCTGCATGGGTGTCCCGGACCTCGCCGTCCCCCGCCGTGCCCCACTCGATGTTTTCAACCTTGAGCTTGTCCATGGCCGCATCACGGGCCGCGGCCATGCACTGGCCCGTTTCGGTCCTGGCGATGGTCAGGCTCCGGGATTCAGTGAAATTGAAGACCTCGCGAACGCGCTCCTGCAACTGCCCCGCCGACTCGGTATTTGCCAGCCCCTCAGAGATAGTCTCCCGGAGCTTTTCCCGGGTCAGGTCGTTGATCTGCACGACCTTGATGAGCTTGTCCTGCAATACCTCCAGGGCGGCGCTGTCCTGAATGACGAACTCGCCAGCATCAACGCCCAGCTCGGCGTAAATATCGCTCCCGGCTTCCTGTCCGGCGTTCAGGTAGAGCGGCCAGATTTTAGCCCTGAGCTTGCCGTTTGCCTCTGTCAGGTTAAACAGGAGGTCGTCGGGGTCCATCGGAGTTTCCCGTACAAGGCCCTTGTCGCCCAGCTTGTCGGAGATGAGCTTGAGCTGGAGCTTGCGCTGATCATAGAAATAGCTTTTGATCTTCCCCCGGAATTTCTCTTCTATGGCGGTGCGCAGCTTGTTGTACTTCTGCCAGTAGCTCTTGGCGTCGCGCCGGGCCGGGGCCGGGAGGGCCTTGCGGGGTAAGTCCTGGACTGACAATACCTGTGCTTTCTGAGGTTCGGCGGCCGGGGCCGGGGCCTGAATTGAACCGGCCGGCTGCAAGTTGAAAGGGAGGTAACCAACATTGCCGCCGTCGATCTCCGGGAGGCCCATGTCCAGATGCTCGTTAATCACGTTGGCCGGGTAGCCCATAGCGAACAACTTTTGAGCCTGGCCCAGGAGTATGTCCCGATCTTCCTGTAGGGCCGGGATGGATTTGCGGTCGAACTCCGGCCAGACCCCCCCCGTGATGGTATGGCAAAGCTGGCCCCATAACCCCATTTCAATCAGGGTCATGTACGGGTCGAGGGTTGTCTCCCAAAAGCGTTTCCGGGCCACCTTATCCTTGGCGTAGGACCCGGTATCATCCTCGATGCCAAGCTCGCCTTTGGGGACCTTGTAGATGCCGCCCAATATTTCATCCCGGTTGAGCTTGCGTCCCTCCAGGAAGAGCATGTCAGATTGGGATATACCGGTCTGTTTATAGGTGATCCCGCCTTCCAGGAGGGCTATCTCATGGGCCTTATCGACGCCCTGGTGCCGGTCGTTCCATTGAGCCAGGAGACGGTCGAACTCCTCTTGTATGAGGTTTTCTTTACTCTCCAGGACCCCGCCCGGCTGTGCCCCGTTGACGAAAAAGTTCCGGTTGTATTTGGCGGCGTAGTAATCCTGTTCAAGGCTCAGTCGGGCAACCTCAAGAGGGGAGAGCCCCCGGTAATCATCGTAGGGATTGAACCGCTTGATATGGACAACCTCATGGGGCAGTAGCGGGAGCGGCTTCGTCTTACCACGATAAATCCAGCCCCGGATCAGGCCGCCCTCGCCGGGAACGTGCTGAAAGCGGCCCGGATGAAAGGTCCAGATTTCCTTGGGAACTTGGGTGGCATTTTCCCGGTCCAGGATATAGATAGACTCCCCGGTGATCCCCAGGAAGATCAGGGTAGCTTCGATAAGCTGGTACGTGCTCATCATGGGATTCGGAGTTTCAAAGAGCTTCACCAGGGGGCCGGACTCGACCAGGCGCTTGTCCTTTTTGGTACCGGTGTAGAAGCTCAGGGGCACCCCGGCGATGTTCTGGGAGATGGCATTAACACAGGCATAGACCCAGACGTGTTGGGCGTAGGGGCGCGTGACGCCGCTCAGGAGGTGCGACCATCCGGTGAAGGGAGTGGCGAAGAACATCTGCTCGATGGCGCCGAAGTTGGGGGAGGTGAGGGTGGCGGGGTCGGCCTGGCGCACTACCAGGTCACGGCCTGCCCCAGCGCCCCCGTCTCCGAAACCGCTTAATCTCTGGATGTAGTCGAATCCCCGGCTGATGAGTCCCATATAGGAAAAACTATCGGGGAAAAAATCATATTATGTCACAGGGCATTTGTGATTTTGGGGATTTTTATTGATGTAGGGTAATGGATTGATTATTCAGGCGAACTCATTTTGTGGAGAGGGTATTTTCCGGGCCAGGACGGCCCTTGGGATTTTTTGGCATGATATTTGACGTGGGGGTTTTGAGCAAAAAAAAGAGCCGGAGCCCCGAAGGGCCCCGGCTGAAAGTGTTACGTCATGTGGCGTCATGTTACGTCATGTCGTGACACTGCGCCACACCGAACAACATGGGTTGGGTGTTGTCGGGGATATTGTGAATCTCCCGATCTATCTGCCAATGATTTTTTATAAGCGACTCTTCTGCCGGAGTGATCAGGTCCCAGCCGGTGAGTTGTTCCACCTGCTTTAATTTGGCATAGAGCTTTTTTCTGATCTCCACCAGGAAGGGGCCGCAACCGACCGTGCCGTTTCGTCTGATCCGGGAGCGGTAGGCCTTGGTGTTGGCCGTGTTGACCAGGATTTCCTTGAATTCCTTCAAGGCGTGGTAGCGTTCGGCGTCCTGGGTATGAAAGCCGATCAATTCGAGCTGAGTGGATTTCTGCAGCGGGCAGGCCCAACAGCCATACCGGGCGTTGCCGACACAGACGCCGGCCTTTTCGCCATAGACGCACTCGTCCGAAGAGTATTTATAGACGTTGATCAGGTCGGTATGGTCGCCCCAGGGGCAGGGCTCTGTCATGAGGTATTCCCAGACATCATGAGCGGTCCAGTCCAGGATAGGGGCGTAATGGTTCGGCTTGTAATTCTTGGCCTTGTATATCCTGGCCCGCAGGGCGCTCTCAGAGCTTCTGACCCCGACAAAGACGGTGTACTCCTGGCCAGCGGTAACCTGCTTGATGTAATTTTTGATCGGGTCTATTTTGAGCTTCCCCGTGCACCATCTAAAACCCATGTGAGCGGCCGGGTAACCCATGCCCAGGACGGATACCCAAAAGGAGCCGCTTAATTCAGGGTGGACCGTGACCAGTTTGGCATTGATGCCGACCTGATCGATATAAGCCTGGATGCGCCCTTTGGTATGCTCGACATATTCCTGGAAATAGGGAATTTCCATGAGGGTGTCCGACGTGACTATATGCAGCGCCTTGCCGGTCCCCGCAATGGCCGTAATGGCCCCTTGCAGAACAACCGAGCTGTCTTTCCCGCCAGAAAATGAGACGATGTTGACCTCCCGCAGTTGCTGGCGAATTTCATTGATCATTGTACCGCTCATTTCACTGCACCGCCCTTGCCGCCTCTAAAAACGCCTCAGCAGCTTGCGAGTCCACGACTTCAAAGACAATCTCATCTCCGGAGCCGTCTTCAAACTTGGCTATGCGACGGCCCAGGTCATCCGTCCAGGCGCAGATAAAACGCCAATTTTGGTCAAAGGTGATCGTGATGATTTGCTGCCCATTATTTCCCATTCTTAATCTCCGGTTCCTTCATAGGGCACCTAAACCGCGGACAGGCACAAATCTCGCATACACACTCCCCGGTTCCGGTACAGACTTCACGGTAATTAGGGCAATCTGATTGCTTCGTGATGCTGTCCTTGAAAAACTTTGCATCGGCCAACCAATACCGGATGGCATAGCCGATAGCGTCTTGCATTTCATGACACACATCGAACAGGGATTCTTCTTCTTTGAGGTTGTTGTTAATGGCATGGTAAATTTCTTTATCGCAAACGGAGGGGAACCGATGCGCCTCAATCGTATCCGCCGCCAGTAGCAGTAGATATTTAAGTCGGGGACGGTCAATCATTGGTTTATTACCTCCACGGCCTGATTGCCAGGGACAACGCCGTCCCGATGAGCCAGACAAAGACAAGGACGAATCCCAGGAGGGCGCAACAGGCTACTATACCCATGATGTTCATGATTTGGGTGCGCATGGGCGCTCCTTCCCTGCCCTGAGTCCTTCCATAATAGCCCTGCTTATCGCCTCCTGCGCCTCATTAAGGCACACCGCACACAGAGCTATTATCCCATCAATATCAACCGTAGTGGCCAACTTGCCGCAGCGATCGCAAGAAAACTCGGTTTCGAACTTCTCGCCGTCCCATTTGTTGGGCAGGACTTGCAATGTCATAAGACCTCCTTAAACCCGGCCTCTATCGACCGGGCTTGTTTTGAACTGTGGTTATGTTCATGCCTTCCTCATATCGGATAGTGCCCGGCTGAGGTCAAGAGATGCCCGTCGCAGGGCTCCGCTTTCCTTGCAGCCGTCATAGGCGTACTTATCGTCTTTGGCCCGGGCTTCCAGGGCGTCATAAGCCAGAATGAGCCGTTTGACTTCGGCCATGGCCTTGAAAACCTTTTTTGGTTTCATGCCGCTTCCCTTGCCCCGGCCTTTTTGAGAGCTTGAAGCAGATTCATCCCCGATGCTCAAATAGCATGGTTATCAGGAACCGCTATGCAATTTGCCGTTAGATTAACCGCCACAAAGAGGTCCTGAGTGCAGGCACTCGGTTGATATCTGACAATAAGCAGCTGGTCACCATTACTACCCCGTAGGGTGGTGCCAGGTATAGTTTCTGAATTTTTCACGCCGCCCTCCTTACCATCAGATATTCCACGCCAGCCGCAGCAATCACGGCCCTCCCTTCCTCCGGGGCGCTTATTAATCCCCGTTCAAACAAGACGCGCATGGTGTTGATTTCGGCAAATTCCAGGGCCGGGAGAATCCAGCCGGGGCCGTATTTGTGGTGGCTTTTGTTGCGGACTTCCCGGAAATAGGCCACGGCCCCGGGGTGATTTAAGGCTTTTAGGACCCTGAGTTGGGCGGGGGATAGGGTCATGCCGCCTCCTTGGCCCCCGCCTTAACCTCCCCGTCCTCAAATACAAATCCCTCATTCAGGGGCTGCACCTGGCCGTCCATGAGCACCCATACCTGAAGGTACGGAGTGGGCGAGGGCCTGGCGTGGTCGGTGGTGGCGAAGATTAACACGGCGTCAAAATCCTGTCTTATGGCCATAATGAAATCAAGCAAAAAGGCTCTGTTCAAGGGGGAAAGGATGTCCGCCTCATCAATGAGCATGAGGCGCGCACCGGCCAGGTTTGCAAGGGCATACTGGAATGCAATCCCTACCCGATACCTGGCGGATTTCGAGAGTAAAACATAGGGCGTCGTGCCCCGGTAAACTTCAAGGTCTTGGGTAAGGTGGACCGGCTCATGTTCATCGCAGTCCGGGAACAGATATCCGGAGGCATACGACAGCTTCTCATTTACCGGTCCCAGGGCCTCAGACACGAGCTGTGAGGGGATACCTTCCGGGGCCAGGGCTTTAGCCAGGGCATCATAAAGGGCCACCTCCTTGTCAGCCTGAGACAGTTTCACCGCCACTGCATCTGCCGCGTCTTTCTTCCGCCAGAAGTCCCGTACCGCGTCCAGGAGGTCGAGCCCGATTTGCAGCCGGGCGTCCAGGGCGGCGATCTGTTTATCGATGCCGGCCGTGTCCTGGGCCTTGGTTTGGGTTTCCTTGGCCTTGACGATCTTGGCTTCCAGGACCTGCTTTTGCTTGCCGTAGTCGTCATAGACGGCCTGGGCGAGTTGGGTTTCCTTGAGGTCGGCTTCGATGGATGCCACGTTCTTTTGCAGTTCGGCCAGGTCGGTCTGGGCCTTTTTTAGGACCGCAGGGTCTACGTCCTTGGGCTTGGTTCCGGGGACCGCCTCTTTACCGGCGCTCGGGCACCCGATTTTATGGACAGGACAGAGGGCCGGGAAGCTCTTAGGGTCGGACCCCGCGGTCATGGCCGTGATCTTGGCTTGCAGGTCCGCCACCAGCCCCTTATTAATTTCCAGGGCCTTTGTGCTGCGCTCAACCTCCCCTTCTTCCGGGGGTTCGGGGGCACCGGCTTCCATGGACTGCAACTCCGCCTCCAGGTCCGGAAGTCTGTCGGCCTTGGCTTCAGCTTTGCCGCGCTGCTTTAAGAGTTTATCGCGTTCGGCCCTGAGGGTGGATAGTCCTGATTCCACGTCGACCTGCTGGATATCGGGGAGGATGTGGATGGTGTCCCCGATGGTGAGTTGGGTTTCCGGTTCCTGGACTTGGGCGTCGTCGCGGGTGCGCTTGGCGATGCGGCGGCGGGTTACGGCTTCGGTTTCGGCTGCTTTAAAACCCTGGGCAGCGGCAATGTCGGACAAATCGGGTACGCACTTTAACCAGCGGCCCTCTGAGGCGGCTTCGGGCTCAACAAGGGCCGAAAGCCTTTTTGAAATTTCCGCGGCCGAAGGATTCAATCCCGGCAACATCCGAAACAGCACCCCCCGCCGCTCCTTGTCCGCCATGGACAAAAACGTGAGAGGGTCACAAAGGATCGCCGCCATGACCTGATCATCGGGGATCGGGCCGACTACGCTTGCCGCAGTCTTGGGAGTCTTCTTGCGGATGATTTGGGGCGGCTTGTCCGGGTGCCTGTCGGGCATGGACTCAAGGGTGATAACCACCTCTGCGGCCTTAGCGCCTTCTTTGATGAGGGATGCCTGTTGCTCATGGGTCTTAAGTCCGCGAGCCTGGCCGGTGAGACCGTAAGCGATAGCGTCCCGGATTGACGACTTACCAGCTTCATTTTCGCCCACGATAAGGTGGAGGGGTGCCCCGGAAAGGTCCATCTCCAAGTCTGTGATAGCCAAAAAATTATGGATCGAAATCTTGTCAATCTTCAAAATACCCTCCTTTCAAAAAGTAGGGGCCGGGTTGCCCCAGCCCCTGTTGTTGCCCGTGCCTTGCCTTGTCGTGCCCCACCAAGCCAAGCCGCGCCGCGCCGCGCCTTGCCGTGCCCCACCATGCCGCGCACGGCCTTACCCGATCGTGCCTTGCCTCGACAAGACATATCCCTATTTCTTCTCAAAAAATTCCAGCGTCTGTGAAAAGGTTAATTTCTCCATTTTTTCGGAGATGACCCCTTCAATAGCTGCAACTGTCTTGGGTTTGGTTATCCGATTAACCATCGCCAATAGTGTAGCTACAGTATTATGTTTTATTTTTAGATGGTCAGGCAGACCGGCATAATTATTTAGGCAGATTAAGGTCTTAAACCCATTTCTGGCCCTACCTCTTGCCCTATCAAGGGCCTTATGCCCGGCTCCTACGATTTCATCATCTTCCAAACACTTTAGGCCGACGTTTGGCATGACCCCAAAAGCCTTTCTGTTAATGCTCCGGGCCTTATTTCGAGCCGTGAACAGGCTTGCATAGGCGTCTGTCTGTACGTCCCGGCCAATTAGCTCGTTTAATTCCTCATAGGTGATTATTTCCCCAGGGTTCACCTGAATTATCCGATCATAAAGCACCTGGGCATCAATGCCGATTTTGAATAGCTTTTTGTCTTGCATAAAAACTCCCTTGCCTTGCGTTGCCTGGCCCGGCCGAGCCCTGACGTGTCGAGCCCAGCGCCGCTCCGCCAAGAAAAACGTTTAATCTTCTTCTTCGAGTTCTACGGTTTCCACTACCTTGAACCTGCCATAAAAGCCATTATTTGCGGGCCGAAAGCGACCCAAACCGATGAACTTCCCCATGGCATCCAAATGTTTATCAAAGACCGCCTTGGTAATGATATTGTCCAGGACATAGACGACCAGGTCCCCACCCCATTCAGGAATAACCGGAAAGAATTTCCATACCCGCTTACCGCCACCCCGCTTGCCATCGGACGGTACAAAAAGGCGCTCTCCCTGCACCTCGCTTTTCAGAACCGGCAAGACCATGGGGTCCATCACCATGATCCCGCTTTCAAAGTGTTTCGTGTAGGTTTTTTGGCCTTCATATTTGATGCTCAAGAATTTGGCGATAGCTGCCAACCCGTTCTTGAAGGCCGTGGGCGGAATAATAATGTGCCCGGTCTCGTCAACGTGCGTCTTTTCCCGCCAAGTCCGGGTTTCATAAGCATCGGGCAATTCCCTTTCCAGCTTCGGGGTTTCGTGGTGCTTAGACTGTGAATAGGCAGAAATTCCTTTGATTGTTGCAATGATACGCCTCATAGTAATGTTCTCCTTGCCGCGCTATTGCGCAGGATTAAAGTTTGAAACCTTGCCTTGCCACGCGTTGCCTTGCCCCACCGCGCCATGTCTTGCCACGCCCTGCCATGGCCATTAAAAGGTTTGTGCGGAAAAATCCCGCCCAAAAATCATATTGGAATAATTCATACCGGGGCCACACCCCTGTTGCCGGAATTACCGCCAGATATTATGACTGTAGTGCGATTGCCCTCGACGGCTTAACCTGTGAGTGAAATCAAAACAGGCATCCCAGCGTGTACCGCCTCAGCGTGCAGCGTGAAGGGTAGAGGGCGTTGCGGAAAATTATTCGATGGGACGAAAGGTACCGAGCAGGAGGTTATCGGGAAGCGTTTTAGCGATAACTACGGCATATTCTGCCTTATTGGAAATGCGGATAGAGATACCTGCATAGATACCAAAATCCTCACCGGCCTCGATGCCCTCACCGGCCTCGATGCCCCAACCGGCCTCGATGCCCGAACCGGCCTTGATGCCCTCACCGGCCTCGATGCCCCAACCGGCCTTGATGCCCTCACCGGCCTCGATGCCCTCACCGGCCTCGATGCCCTCACCGGCCTCGATGCCCGAACCGGCCTCGATGCCCCAACCGGCCTCGATGCCCCAACCGGCCTTGATGCCCCAACCGGCCTTGATGCCCTCACCGGCCTCGATGCCCTCACCGGCCTTGATGCCCTCACCGGCCTTGATGCCCGAACCGGAAACAAGCCTTTTGGCAATTTTGATAAATCCAGCCACCTTAATGCAGCCTGCAAAAAAGAGGCTTCCTTTAATTTCCAGGTTGCCCTTTACTTCAAGAATTGCCTTGGTAGGTCCGGCTTTTTCTAAGAGCCATGATGCCCAATCGTCTCGGCCATCAGAAGCTAATTTATCCAAGACGCCTTGGTATTCCCCACCATCGGGAAAATTCTGCAAGAACCAGTTCCGGCCACAGCGACACGCTGATTTTTCTTCGAGCCATTCTTTAGTGATTTGCATCTACGCCTCCTATAATATTTCGAGTGGACCGGCCTTTACCTTGCGGAGGGTGGCCGGGACCGGTTGGGGGGAATCACACCTCCTTGGCCTTGTGGAATTTCACCGTCTCCGTCTCTTTCTGTTCGGCCCCCGCCAGGATCCGTTCAATCAGGGCCTTGCGCTCCTTGGACCGCTTGCCGGTGAGCCCCATCAATTTCAGGCCTGAGTCCAGGGAGGTCTTGCCGATCTTGAGCACTTTCCAGACGT contains the following coding sequences:
- a CDS encoding phage major capsid protein; translated protein: MDKIKELLADIQAKLAETVKGVDDKPLTILDAFKMFPELQTKYGELETRLKEIETQGKTRKWADVPGLDLEKKSFSICRALRAIRSGKAMDEWDAFGAGLEAEVFKTTKAMSTGTDSEGGYLVPMQAMPEFIEMFREEAVCVRMGARLISGLVSAPVVFAKQTGGASFYWTGENKEIIASMLEVGQLKMVPKKLTGMVQISNELVRMSSPDAESMVRQDLAMGAALAVDTAGLRGIGSENQPLGVANTSGINTVTLGTGSGAVPDFVNPWPDMEYELSVDKALRGKLGFIFHPAIKRVLKKLRNPYFSGDTGGEYPMLPLTDAQLQAVLGYPFANTTELPINLVTGGSTNCTEIFFGNWAEMLIGQWLGFEILGSNVAGTSFAFDQTWVRIITQVDIALRHAESFCLCNTARIAAA
- a CDS encoding phosphoadenosine phosphosulfate reductase family protein, yielding MSGTMINEIRQQLREVNIVSFSGGKDSSVVLQGAITAIAGTGKALHIVTSDTLMEIPYFQEYVEHTKGRIQAYIDQVGINAKLVTVHPELSGSFWVSVLGMGYPAAHMGFRWCTGKLKIDPIKNYIKQVTAGQEYTVFVGVRSSESALRARIYKAKNYKPNHYAPILDWTAHDVWEYLMTEPCPWGDHTDLINVYKYSSDECVYGEKAGVCVGNARYGCWACPLQKSTQLELIGFHTQDAERYHALKEFKEILVNTANTKAYRSRIRRNGTVGCGPFLVEIRKKLYAKLKQVEQLTGWDLITPAEESLIKNHWQIDREIHNIPDNTQPMLFGVAQCHDMT
- a CDS encoding phage portal protein, whose product is MGLISRGFDYIQRLSGFGDGGAGAGRDLVVRQADPATLTSPNFGAIEQMFFATPFTGWSHLLSGVTRPYAQHVWVYACVNAISQNIAGVPLSFYTGTKKDKRLVESGPLVKLFETPNPMMSTYQLIEATLIFLGITGESIYILDRENATQVPKEIWTFHPGRFQHVPGEGGLIRGWIYRGKTKPLPLLPHEVVHIKRFNPYDDYRGLSPLEVARLSLEQDYYAAKYNRNFFVNGAQPGGVLESKENLIQEEFDRLLAQWNDRHQGVDKAHEIALLEGGITYKQTGISQSDMLFLEGRKLNRDEILGGIYKVPKGELGIEDDTGSYAKDKVARKRFWETTLDPYMTLIEMGLWGQLCHTITGGVWPEFDRKSIPALQEDRDILLGQAQKLFAMGYPANVINEHLDMGLPEIDGGNVGYLPFNLQPAGSIQAPAPAAEPQKAQVLSVQDLPRKALPAPARRDAKSYWQKYNKLRTAIEEKFRGKIKSYFYDQRKLQLKLISDKLGDKGLVRETPMDPDDLLFNLTEANGKLRAKIWPLYLNAGQEAGSDIYAELGVDAGEFVIQDSAALEVLQDKLIKVVQINDLTREKLRETISEGLANTESAGQLQERVREVFNFTESRSLTIARTETGQCMAAARDAAMDKLKVENIEWGTAGDGEVRDTHAAQAGMQRKRGQTFPNGCRYPCDPEGTAGEVISCFVDHQIPIFTDSGWKSIGKIRPGDMVLTHQNRFRKVTRLSPQLSYMGEVIRLIPTGDREKSKRGITITPNHRFLMADGSWKHAHDIQPGNKIMVMAAFCKYCGAPIPYWLGYCNRSCLSKKITDGQWSSPAHRENISRKTSAQLNREYAAGVREPDEITKKAREVAFGKYGPGGFFAAVDRTPGSDFHKKVLRGIEQKWGSRLEMLKAGAFKAMGRASWKGSSLERSMARFLKKKGLPFKQQFCIGRRRIDFYCPEDKLFIECDSAAFHSDQQKDRRRDLEILTQYPDHQIAHVFYGNPGGPEWEYFNLLTLNHAGTYEQVAVEITEVKIWGLKKSRRLYNFAVEEDESYIAKGFVSHNCRCVGIPVVGE